One segment of Treponema pectinovorum DNA contains the following:
- a CDS encoding ankyrin repeat domain-containing protein, whose translation MFFIDKKKFISIFNAVFFSFLVFAGGRKDKIFNTIENASVKEVKSILRNNQDYVNITRGSEKETLLMAALKEDREIEVIDLLLKYGADPDKKDSFKRNAVMYAAMYCSSPKVLEKTIKAGTFFGFSRKKRVLKKDAEGKTSFDYARKNSSKDEILEVLNKFATEPITLETSDLKENSAQTSVNHSEETPPATQIISPAEVAVTAMTQENAALTTTAVTATAPLAVLGIEQDSKENQDKNNVASEDKKTSEEFSDKNDSSSFKEEEKTLTQQIEQNLTEQIQIEKENSTANDSPIQLEENPEKNQPAPSIQSSTIKVEPFNRQYLLEFAEDANEEHDFPTESKGEVSHNFIENADKRDSNGRTKLMDAAKKGDIQLVENLIYSKVNLNAKDNDGWTALMFAARFCPDVKILRLLIKNGADENLKNDYGITALKLAAGFSKSPQVIAELLLMHSSTENEVRSSFVYAITSSAQNSTLDEFLKKGIPLNNFYDGKTPLMYAAESNRDTRIINWLLKNGAKKNYRTSSGLTAFDFAKANKNLTKDSVYWTLSPYGEE comes from the coding sequence ATGTTTTTTATCGATAAAAAAAAGTTTATATCCATTTTTAATGCTGTTTTTTTTAGTTTTTTAGTTTTTGCAGGCGGAAGAAAAGACAAAATTTTTAACACTATCGAAAACGCAAGCGTAAAAGAAGTAAAATCAATCCTTAGAAACAACCAAGATTATGTAAACATAACGAGGGGAAGCGAAAAAGAAACTCTTTTGATGGCAGCCCTCAAAGAAGACCGAGAAATAGAAGTCATAGACCTGCTTTTAAAATACGGAGCAGATCCAGACAAAAAAGATTCTTTTAAAAGAAATGCCGTAATGTATGCGGCAATGTATTGTTCTTCCCCAAAAGTATTGGAAAAAACAATAAAAGCGGGCACATTTTTTGGCTTTTCAAGAAAAAAAAGAGTGTTAAAAAAAGATGCAGAGGGAAAAACATCTTTTGACTATGCGAGAAAAAATTCTTCTAAAGACGAAATCCTTGAAGTCTTAAATAAATTTGCAACTGAACCGATTACTCTTGAAACCTCAGATTTAAAGGAAAATTCTGCACAAACTTCTGTTAATCATAGTGAAGAAACTCCACCTGCGACTCAAATAATTTCTCCTGCAGAAGTTGCAGTTACAGCTATGACTCAAGAAAATGCAGCATTGACAACAACAGCAGTTACAGCAACAGCACCACTTGCCGTTTTGGGAATTGAGCAAGATTCAAAAGAAAATCAGGATAAAAACAACGTAGCAAGCGAAGACAAAAAAACAAGCGAAGAATTTAGCGATAAAAATGATAGTTCATCCTTTAAAGAAGAAGAAAAAACTCTTACACAGCAGATTGAACAAAATCTTACGGAGCAAATCCAAATAGAAAAAGAAAATTCGACAGCAAACGATTCTCCAATTCAACTTGAAGAAAATCCAGAGAAAAATCAGCCTGCCCCTTCAATTCAATCTAGCACGATAAAAGTTGAGCCATTCAATCGACAATACCTTTTAGAATTTGCAGAAGACGCAAACGAAGAGCATGATTTTCCGACCGAAAGCAAAGGCGAAGTTTCCCACAATTTTATTGAAAACGCTGACAAACGAGATTCAAACGGTCGCACAAAACTGATGGACGCTGCAAAAAAAGGCGACATTCAACTCGTAGAAAACCTGATTTATTCAAAAGTAAATTTAAACGCAAAAGACAACGACGGCTGGACCGCTTTGATGTTTGCCGCAAGATTTTGTCCAGATGTAAAAATATTGCGGTTATTGATTAAAAATGGTGCTGATGAAAACTTAAAAAATGATTACGGAATTACGGCTTTAAAACTCGCTGCTGGATTTTCAAAATCGCCTCAAGTAATCGCAGAATTGCTTTTGATGCATTCTTCTACAGAAAACGAAGTTCGCTCATCTTTTGTATATGCTATAACTTCCTCTGCCCAAAATTCAACTTTGGACGAATTTTTAAAAAAAGGAATTCCTCTGAACAATTTTTATGACGGAAAAACTCCTTTAATGTACGCAGCAGAATCTAACAGGGACACGAGAATAATAAACTGGCTTCTAAAAAATGGAGCAAAGAAAAAT
- the rpsF gene encoding 30S ribosomal protein S6, with protein sequence MRKYELMTIFPIEEDKFKTASDAVRAVLAKFGATVDKEESYGDRDLTYVINKNKRGRFLLLTVSANPAKISEIETQLKLTNDLLKWLFVKIEDEKNN encoded by the coding sequence ATGAGAAAGTATGAACTTATGACTATCTTCCCTATAGAAGAAGATAAATTTAAGACAGCTTCGGATGCAGTTCGTGCAGTCCTTGCTAAATTTGGCGCTACAGTTGATAAAGAAGAATCTTACGGCGATCGCGACTTAACTTATGTAATCAACAAAAACAAAAGAGGTCGTTTTCTTTTGCTTACAGTTAGTGCAAATCCTGCAAAAATCAGTGAAATTGAAACTCAACTCAAATTAACAAATGACCTTCTAAAATGGCTCTTTGTTAAGATTGAAGACGAAAAAAATAACTAG
- a CDS encoding single-stranded DNA-binding protein, translating into MTDINRVVLVGRLTRDLGNDQRDFAYTPNGQARANISIAVNRSRKQGEQWVDEANFFDVTIWGKTAENLKPYLTKGKQIAVEGYLKQDRWEKDGQKFSKVGIVADSVMLLGGKSDNGGLQSSGGYTPKFQQNNGFAPQQSYQPPADESSFGGNSSGYSEDIPF; encoded by the coding sequence ATGACAGATATTAACCGTGTTGTCTTGGTAGGCAGACTTACTAGAGATTTAGGAAATGACCAGCGTGATTTTGCTTACACACCTAACGGACAGGCGCGTGCAAATATCAGTATTGCTGTAAACCGCAGTCGAAAGCAAGGTGAACAGTGGGTTGACGAAGCGAATTTTTTCGATGTAACAATTTGGGGTAAGACCGCAGAAAATCTTAAGCCGTATCTAACAAAAGGAAAACAGATAGCTGTAGAAGGCTATTTAAAACAGGATCGTTGGGAAAAAGACGGTCAAAAATTCAGCAAGGTAGGAATTGTCGCAGACAGCGTTATGCTTTTAGGTGGAAAATCGGATAACGGCGGCTTGCAGTCGTCTGGGGGGTATACTCCGAAATTCCAGCAGAACAACGGTTTTGCTCCACAGCAATCATACCAGCCACCTGCTGATGAATCTTCTTTTGGTGGCAATAGTTCGGGATATTCAGAAGATATTCCATTTTAA
- the rpsR gene encoding 30S ribosomal protein S18 has product MSDEMTTNEVEQKVNATDIQGASDGREGEDKTGRRGKKFFRKKVCRFCANKAKIDYKDADGLKRFMTERGKILPRRITGTCAKHQREVALAIKRARAICLLPFVAD; this is encoded by the coding sequence ATGTCAGACGAAATGACAACAAACGAAGTTGAACAGAAAGTAAATGCAACCGATATACAGGGCGCTTCAGACGGTCGCGAAGGCGAGGATAAAACTGGACGCAGAGGCAAAAAATTCTTCCGTAAAAAGGTTTGCCGCTTCTGTGCAAATAAAGCAAAGATTGACTACAAAGATGCAGATGGTCTAAAACGCTTTATGACAGAAAGAGGAAAGATTCTTCCACGCCGCATAACAGGAACTTGTGCAAAACATCAGAGAGAAGTAGCACTCGCAATTAAAAGAGCACGTGCAATCTGCCTTCTTCCATTTGTTGCAGACTAA
- the rplI gene encoding 50S ribosomal protein L9 — protein sequence MKVILNEDVKHLGEIGDVKNVANGYARNYLFPHMFAVPYNAETVAYFETRKAEIEARKEAKRKDAASTKEKLEAMLVDLTVPASANGKLYGAVTSQTVADFLNKNGFSIERKRIEISGVTIKSTGNYSCVIHLYENSNAEVKISVKAQSTEETPSEKSSKKVESAQTSQENPAEEATNAEQQSE from the coding sequence ATGAAAGTAATTCTTAACGAAGATGTAAAACATCTTGGAGAAATTGGTGATGTGAAAAATGTTGCAAACGGCTATGCTCGCAACTATCTTTTTCCACATATGTTCGCGGTTCCTTACAATGCAGAAACTGTAGCGTATTTTGAAACTCGCAAAGCAGAAATTGAAGCTCGTAAGGAAGCAAAACGCAAGGATGCAGCAAGTACAAAAGAAAAACTCGAAGCAATGCTTGTTGACCTTACAGTTCCAGCAAGTGCAAACGGAAAACTCTACGGTGCTGTAACAAGTCAGACTGTAGCGGATTTTCTCAACAAAAATGGTTTTTCTATTGAACGCAAGAGAATCGAAATTTCTGGTGTTACAATCAAGAGTACAGGTAACTATTCTTGTGTTATTCACCTTTACGAAAATTCTAATGCAGAAGTTAAAATTAGCGTAAAAGCACAGTCAACAGAAGAAACTCCTAGCGAAAAATCTTCAAAAAAAGTTGAATCTGCACAAACTTCGCAGGAAAATCCTGCAGAAGAAGCAACCAATGCAGAACAGCAGTCTGAATAG
- the dnaB gene encoding replicative DNA helicase codes for MEERLKDSIPPHNLEAEMATLGALLIDWSSIGDIVTFLRPEHFYSQQNQIIYNALIKLFGTGISGDVLTLETELTKSNELEKAGGPAYIASLTDEVPSAANIDYYAHVVLDRATRRSLIKISSEIKTTAFDESRESRAILDEAEKKIFALADMGQTIQIHDMHEVVDKTTKIIQQQYHNHDSYSGIPCGFTRLDSMTSGFQKSELSIIGARPSMGKTAMALSMMENIAVNNKIPCGFFSLEMSFEQIGQRLLSQVARIPGHKIRSGMMKLDDLQKINDAAGRVFDAPIYIVDTPNMQLLDLRAMARRMVQSRQVQIIFIDYIGLISTQNPSAPVYEQVSEISKSLKSLARELNIPVVALCQVARDAEGNEPTLAQLRGSGSIEQDADVVMFIHRERKKTEGGEMEPVQDAKLIVAKQRNGPIGDVNLLFLSSYTKFENKANED; via the coding sequence ATGGAAGAAAGACTTAAGGATTCAATTCCTCCGCATAATTTAGAAGCAGAAATGGCAACCCTTGGCGCTCTTCTTATAGATTGGTCCAGCATTGGCGACATAGTAACTTTTTTGCGCCCAGAACACTTTTATTCTCAACAAAATCAAATAATCTACAATGCTCTTATAAAACTTTTTGGAACAGGAATTTCTGGCGATGTTTTAACGCTTGAAACAGAACTTACAAAATCAAACGAGCTGGAAAAGGCTGGAGGGCCTGCTTACATCGCTTCCCTTACAGATGAGGTTCCGTCCGCTGCGAACATCGATTACTACGCGCACGTTGTTTTAGACAGGGCAACCAGACGCAGTTTAATAAAAATTTCTTCCGAGATAAAAACGACTGCCTTTGATGAATCAAGGGAAAGCCGTGCAATTTTGGACGAAGCAGAGAAAAAAATCTTTGCCCTAGCGGACATGGGACAGACAATCCAAATTCACGACATGCACGAAGTTGTCGATAAAACCACAAAAATTATTCAGCAACAGTATCATAATCACGATTCTTATTCAGGAATTCCTTGTGGATTTACAAGACTTGATAGTATGACAAGTGGATTCCAAAAATCTGAATTGAGCATAATCGGGGCAAGACCTTCTATGGGAAAAACTGCAATGGCGCTTTCGATGATGGAAAATATAGCGGTCAACAACAAAATTCCTTGTGGATTTTTTTCACTTGAAATGTCATTCGAGCAGATTGGGCAGCGTCTTTTGTCTCAAGTTGCTCGAATTCCAGGACACAAAATCAGATCTGGTATGATGAAACTGGACGACTTACAAAAGATAAACGATGCTGCTGGAAGGGTTTTTGACGCACCTATTTACATAGTCGACACGCCAAATATGCAGCTTTTGGATTTAAGGGCAATGGCAAGGCGAATGGTCCAGTCAAGGCAGGTTCAAATAATATTCATCGACTATATCGGATTGATTTCGACACAAAATCCTTCAGCACCAGTTTATGAGCAGGTTTCAGAAATTTCAAAATCTCTAAAAAGTTTAGCTCGCGAATTGAACATCCCAGTTGTCGCTCTTTGTCAGGTTGCACGCGATGCAGAAGGCAATGAGCCAACTCTTGCGCAGTTACGCGGTTCTGGTTCAATAGAGCAGGACGCAGATGTTGTTATGTTTATTCATCGAGAGCGCAAAAAGACAGAAGGAGGCGAGATGGAGCCAGTTCAAGATGCAAAACTAATAGTTGCAAAACAGAGAAATGGTCCAATCGGCGACGTAAACCTGCTTTTTCTTTCTTCATATACAAAATTTGAAAATAAAGCCAACGAAGATTAA